From the genome of Bacteroides sp. MSB163, one region includes:
- a CDS encoding aminoacyl-histidine dipeptidase translates to MSTILQLAPQNVWKHFYSLTQIPRPSGHMEKITEFLVNFGKGLGLESFVDEIGNVIIRKAATPGMENRKGVILQAHMDMVPQKNNDTVHDFTKDPIETYVDGDWVKAKGTTLGADNGLGVAAIMAVLEDNSLKHGPLEALITKDEETGMYGAFGLKPGTLKGEILLNLDSEDEGELYIGCAGGIDLTATLEYKEEAPAADSVARKITLKGLRGGHSGLEINQGRGNANKLLARVAHDVLIEFDSQLASFEGGNMRNAIPREACAVLVFNPEDTEGLEDYIKEYEAQINAEYAPIESGITLTIEPVELPAAIVPAEIQDNMINVLMACQDGVMRMIPTVPDTVETSSNLAIVIIGGGKAEVRILARSSCDTMKEFLADSLTACFAMAGMKVELSGGYSGWQPNVDSPILHAMKLSYKQQFGVEPAVKVIHAGLECGIIGANCPGLDMISFGPTLRSPHSPDERALIPTVSKFYDFLVATLEQTPEK, encoded by the coding sequence ATGAGTACAATTTTGCAATTAGCTCCACAGAATGTGTGGAAGCATTTTTATTCGCTGACTCAAATTCCCCGTCCGTCCGGACACATGGAGAAAATAACAGAGTTCCTTGTAAACTTTGGAAAAGGCTTGGGCTTAGAATCATTTGTTGATGAAATAGGCAATGTTATCATTCGTAAGGCAGCTACTCCGGGTATGGAAAACCGCAAAGGCGTCATTCTTCAGGCACACATGGACATGGTGCCTCAGAAGAACAATGATACTGTTCACGATTTTACAAAAGATCCTATTGAAACCTATGTCGATGGCGATTGGGTAAAAGCTAAAGGTACAACGCTGGGGGCTGATAATGGTCTGGGTGTTGCTGCTATCATGGCAGTGCTGGAAGATAATAGCTTGAAGCACGGTCCGCTGGAGGCTTTGATTACGAAGGATGAAGAAACAGGTATGTATGGTGCTTTCGGTTTGAAACCGGGGACACTGAAGGGGGAAATTTTGCTGAATCTTGACTCGGAAGATGAAGGTGAACTTTATATCGGTTGTGCCGGAGGTATTGACCTGACGGCTACACTGGAATATAAGGAAGAAGCGCCCGCTGCTGATTCTGTGGCCCGTAAGATTACCTTGAAAGGTTTGCGTGGCGGACATTCCGGTCTGGAAATAAATCAGGGGCGTGGTAATGCCAATAAACTTTTGGCTCGCGTGGCACACGATGTGCTGATTGAATTTGATTCTCAGCTGGCAAGTTTCGAAGGTGGAAATATGCGTAATGCCATTCCTCGTGAAGCGTGTGCTGTATTGGTGTTCAATCCGGAAGATACGGAAGGGCTGGAAGACTATATTAAAGAATATGAGGCGCAAATCAATGCGGAATATGCTCCAATTGAAAGTGGCATTACTTTGACGATAGAGCCGGTTGAACTTCCTGCAGCTATTGTACCGGCTGAAATTCAGGATAATATGATTAATGTGCTGATGGCTTGTCAGGATGGCGTGATGCGCATGATTCCTACAGTGCCCGATACCGTGGAAACTTCATCTAATCTGGCAATTGTTATCATTGGTGGTGGTAAGGCGGAAGTACGTATTCTGGCACGCAGTTCTTGCGATACGATGAAAGAATTCCTGGCAGACAGTTTGACGGCTTGTTTTGCCATGGCAGGTATGAAGGTAGAACTAAGTGGAGGATATTCCGGCTGGCAGCCTAATGTGGATTCTCCGATTTTGCATGCTATGAAGCTGTCGTATAAACAACAGTTTGGAGTAGAACCTGCTGTAAAAGTAATCCATGCAGGTTTGGAATGTGGTATTATTGGTGCTAATTGTCCGGGATTGGATATGATTTCTTTCGGACCTACACTGCGTTCTCCGCATTCACCGGATGAACGTGCATTAATACCTACAGTTTCTAAATTCTACGATTTTCTGGTAGCAACGCTGGAACAAACACCTGAAAAGTAG
- a CDS encoding lysylphosphatidylglycerol synthase transmembrane domain-containing protein — MNKLLKKTLKILLPVALGGFILYWVYRDFDFACAKEVLLHGTNWGWMLFSLFFGVMSHVFRGWRWKQTLAPLGAYPKTSDCVDAIFVSYAANLVLPRVGEVSRCGVLAKYDDISFAKSLGTVVTERLIDTLTILLITGITFLMQMPVFLRFFEETGTKVPSLVHLVTSPWFYVVLFSIIGVLVLLYFLLRMLSFFEKVKGVVLNVWEGVMSLKSVKNIPLFLLYTVLIWICYFYHFYITFYCFAFTEHLSFLAGLVMFVGGTFAVIVPTPNGAGSWHFAVITMMMLYGVNATDTGVFALIVHGIQTLLVIVLGLYGWLHLSLMNRTRQNL; from the coding sequence ATGAATAAACTATTAAAAAAGACACTGAAGATCCTTTTACCGGTCGCTTTGGGCGGTTTTATTCTTTATTGGGTGTATCGAGATTTTGATTTTGCATGCGCCAAGGAGGTACTTCTGCATGGAACGAATTGGGGATGGATGCTGTTTTCGTTGTTTTTTGGTGTGATGAGCCATGTTTTCCGTGGTTGGCGTTGGAAACAGACGCTTGCTCCGCTCGGAGCTTATCCAAAGACGAGCGATTGTGTGGATGCTATCTTTGTTTCTTATGCCGCTAATCTTGTTTTACCCCGTGTAGGCGAAGTTTCCCGTTGCGGTGTGCTTGCCAAATATGACGATATTTCTTTTGCCAAATCGCTTGGAACAGTGGTAACGGAACGCTTGATAGATACATTGACTATTCTTTTGATTACCGGGATTACTTTTCTGATGCAGATGCCTGTCTTCCTTCGTTTTTTTGAAGAGACAGGTACGAAAGTCCCCTCGCTGGTGCATCTGGTGACATCTCCCTGGTTTTATGTTGTTCTTTTTAGTATCATTGGTGTATTAGTATTACTCTATTTTCTTCTGCGTATGCTTTCTTTCTTCGAGAAAGTGAAAGGAGTGGTGCTGAATGTATGGGAAGGTGTGATGTCATTGAAGAGTGTGAAGAATATACCGCTTTTCCTCCTTTACACGGTGTTGATATGGATATGTTACTTTTATCACTTTTATATAACTTTTTATTGCTTCGCTTTTACTGAACATCTCAGTTTTCTGGCAGGTCTGGTGATGTTTGTGGGCGGAACTTTTGCTGTGATTGTCCCCACTCCTAATGGGGCGGGATCGTGGCATTTCGCTGTCATTACAATGATGATGCTATACGGTGTCAATGCTACCGATACGGGAGTTTTTGCCCTGATAGTACATGGCATACAGACATTGTTGGTTATTGTGCTGGGACTTTATGGATGGCTGCATCTTTCGCTGATGAACCGTACGAGGCAGAATTTATGA
- a CDS encoding DUF4248 domain-containing protein, giving the protein MPICTPFPYKKRTFTVVNQTIIIMTSDAFLPKPRNIAATTGGVTTHLRTASGSVPAGVSAHLENRSYGFKELAVLYFPNIAPASASIRLKAWIKDSPELLQILAGTNYHLTARVLTPRQAGMIENAFGSPF; this is encoded by the coding sequence GTGCCTATCTGTACGCCATTTCCGTATAAAAAGCGTACATTTACAGTTGTAAATCAAACAATTATTATTATGACCTCTGACGCATTTCTCCCCAAACCCCGCAATATCGCCGCCACTACAGGCGGTGTAACCACCCATTTACGCACCGCCTCCGGCAGTGTGCCGGCTGGTGTGTCGGCACACCTCGAAAACCGTTCCTACGGCTTCAAGGAACTGGCCGTCTTGTATTTCCCCAACATTGCCCCCGCCAGTGCCAGCATCCGCCTGAAGGCTTGGATAAAAGATAGTCCGGAACTGTTACAAATCCTTGCCGGTACGAACTACCACCTCACGGCGCGTGTACTAACTCCTCGTCAGGCTGGAATGATTGAAAACGCCTTCGGCTCACCCTTCTGA
- a CDS encoding N-acetylmuramoyl-L-alanine amidase produces MPTLRLDCIRSINLIVVHCTASRCDRRLTPDDLEAEHRRRNFKGCGYHFFISREGIIFPMRPLDRVGAHVRGFNARSIGIAYEGGLTPEGIAADTRTPDQCQSLRFLIRMLLDIYPESTVCGHRDLSPDLNGNGTIEPCEWIKQCPCFDAVQEYAPFCLKAFRRRLFR; encoded by the coding sequence ATGCCAACGCTACGTCTGGACTGTATCCGCAGTATCAACCTGATTGTAGTACATTGCACCGCCTCCCGCTGCGACCGCCGTCTTACCCCCGATGACCTGGAGGCGGAACACCGCCGCCGCAACTTCAAGGGTTGTGGTTATCACTTCTTCATCTCCCGCGAAGGCATCATCTTTCCGATGCGGCCGCTCGACCGCGTCGGTGCTCATGTTCGCGGCTTCAACGCCCGTTCCATCGGCATTGCCTACGAAGGCGGGTTAACGCCCGAGGGCATCGCTGCCGATACCCGTACGCCCGATCAGTGTCAGTCGTTGCGCTTCCTCATTCGCATGTTGCTTGATATCTATCCGGAAAGCACGGTTTGCGGCCATCGTGACCTCAGCCCCGACCTGAACGGAAACGGTACTATTGAGCCATGCGAGTGGATAAAGCAATGTCCCTGTTTTGATGCGGTTCAGGAATATGCCCCGTTCTGTCTCAAGGCCTTCCGGCGGCGTCTGTTCCGATAA
- a CDS encoding DUF349 domain-containing protein — MMDTHDTNLPEKAVELEEEKKAAEVSEPALTETPAEEATQEEQPVEAAQKLSKEEILAKLKEISADVENAGKQEIDSLKQAFYKIHNAEQEATKKLFIENGGVAENFIPTTDAVEEEFKNIMSVIKEKRSALSAEQEQQKELNLQIKLSIIEELKELVESPDDANKSYSEFKKLQQQWNEVKLIPQAKVNELWKSYQLYVEKFYDLLKLNNEFREYDFKKNLEIKTHLCEAAEKLADEADVVSAFHQLQKLHQEFRDTGPVAKELRDEVWNRFKAASTAVNRRHQQHFESLKEVEQHNLDQKTVICEIIEAIDYNELTNFAAWDNKTQEIIALQNKWKTIGFAPQKMNVKIFERFRKACDEFFRKKGEFFKALKEGMNANLDKKRALCEKAEALKDSTDWKATADELTKLQKEWKTIGPVAKKYSDAIWKRFISACDYFFEQKNKATSSQRSVEIDNLNKKKEIIEKLGAIDENMDTDEATQLVRELMKEWNNIGHVPFKEKDRLYKQYHGQVDKLFDHFNISAANKKLSNFKSNISSIQEGSPQALYREREKLVRAADAMKNELQTYENNLGFLTASSKKGNSLLTELNRKVEKLKADIELVKQKIKVIDDSIRSAE; from the coding sequence ATGATGGACACTCATGACACTAATCTCCCCGAAAAGGCGGTAGAATTAGAAGAAGAAAAGAAAGCAGCTGAGGTTTCAGAACCGGCTCTGACGGAAACTCCGGCTGAAGAAGCAACGCAGGAAGAGCAGCCGGTAGAAGCCGCACAAAAGCTAAGTAAGGAAGAAATCCTGGCTAAATTGAAAGAGATTTCCGCAGATGTGGAAAACGCCGGCAAACAGGAAATAGATAGTCTGAAACAGGCTTTCTATAAGATTCATAATGCCGAACAAGAAGCGACAAAGAAGCTGTTTATCGAAAACGGGGGAGTAGCAGAGAATTTCATTCCGACAACGGATGCTGTTGAAGAGGAATTCAAAAATATCATGTCCGTCATTAAAGAAAAGAGAAGTGCATTGTCAGCTGAACAGGAACAACAAAAAGAGCTGAACCTGCAAATCAAACTTTCCATTATCGAGGAACTGAAAGAACTGGTAGAATCACCCGACGATGCCAACAAATCCTACTCAGAATTCAAGAAGTTACAGCAACAGTGGAATGAAGTGAAACTTATTCCGCAAGCCAAAGTCAACGAACTGTGGAAGAGTTATCAACTCTATGTGGAGAAGTTCTACGATCTGTTGAAGCTGAATAATGAATTCCGCGAATATGACTTCAAGAAAAACCTGGAAATAAAAACACATCTATGTGAAGCTGCCGAAAAGCTGGCTGATGAAGCTGATGTAGTGTCAGCTTTCCACCAGTTACAAAAGCTACATCAGGAATTCCGTGACACGGGTCCGGTTGCAAAGGAACTACGTGACGAGGTATGGAATCGATTTAAAGCTGCTTCCACAGCCGTAAATCGCCGTCATCAACAACACTTCGAATCATTGAAGGAAGTAGAGCAGCATAATCTTGACCAGAAAACAGTGATTTGTGAAATCATTGAAGCAATAGACTACAACGAATTGACCAACTTTGCTGCGTGGGACAATAAAACACAGGAGATCATTGCCCTGCAAAACAAGTGGAAGACCATCGGTTTTGCACCGCAAAAGATGAATGTGAAGATATTCGAACGTTTCCGTAAAGCGTGTGATGAATTCTTCCGTAAGAAAGGTGAATTCTTTAAAGCCCTGAAAGAGGGCATGAATGCAAACTTGGATAAGAAACGTGCTCTTTGTGAGAAAGCTGAAGCTCTGAAAGACAGCACCGACTGGAAAGCAACCGCTGACGAACTAACCAAACTGCAAAAAGAATGGAAGACTATCGGTCCGGTAGCAAAGAAATATTCTGATGCAATATGGAAACGGTTTATTTCCGCTTGCGACTACTTCTTCGAACAAAAGAACAAGGCCACTTCCTCCCAACGTTCCGTTGAGATAGACAACCTGAATAAGAAGAAGGAAATCATCGAGAAGTTGGGTGCCATTGATGAGAATATGGATACAGATGAAGCTACTCAGTTGGTACGCGAATTAATGAAGGAATGGAACAACATCGGTCATGTACCTTTCAAGGAAAAAGACCGTTTGTACAAGCAATACCACGGACAAGTGGATAAATTGTTCGACCACTTCAACATCAGCGCTGCCAATAAGAAGTTGAGTAATTTCAAATCCAACATCAGCAGTATTCAGGAAGGCAGCCCGCAGGCACTCTATCGCGAACGCGAGAAACTGGTACGTGCAGCAGATGCCATGAAGAACGAATTGCAGACTTATGAAAATAATCTTGGCTTCCTGACAGCTTCTTCAAAGAAAGGCAACAGCCTGCTGACAGAACTAAACCGCAAAGTAGAAAAGCTGAAGGCAGATATTGAATTGGTAAAACAAAAGATTAAGGTTATCGATGATTCCATTCGTAGCGCCGAATAA
- a CDS encoding HU family DNA-binding protein: protein MAVSYSVSARKNPAKPNEAPKFYAQTKASGEADFKTLTRAAADRCTVTASDAKAVLDSLMTTMQEKLANGEIVRLQDLGSFRVVIGSKGAVSEDKFNSTLITKARIVFTPCPELKSLMKTLSFKKTGVATKSSGNEGGGNEGGEGGLDENPLG, encoded by the coding sequence ATGGCTGTATCTTATTCTGTATCCGCTCGCAAGAACCCCGCTAAGCCAAACGAGGCTCCGAAATTCTACGCCCAAACGAAAGCCAGTGGCGAGGCTGATTTCAAAACATTAACCCGCGCTGCCGCCGACCGTTGTACGGTGACTGCATCCGATGCAAAGGCTGTGCTGGATAGTCTGATGACTACCATGCAGGAGAAGCTCGCCAACGGTGAGATTGTCCGTCTGCAGGACCTCGGAAGTTTCCGTGTTGTTATCGGCTCGAAAGGTGCCGTATCTGAAGACAAATTCAACTCTACGTTGATTACGAAAGCTCGTATCGTCTTTACTCCCTGCCCTGAATTGAAGTCGCTGATGAAGACATTGAGCTTCAAAAAGACCGGAGTTGCCACTAAATCCTCAGGTAATGAAGGTGGCGGTAATGAAGGTGGTGAAGGTGGTTTGGACGAAAACCCACTGGGTTAA
- a CDS encoding phosphoribosylaminoimidazolecarboxamide formyltransferase, protein MAKELELKYGCNPNQKPARIFMQEGELPIEVLNGRPGYINFMDALNGWQLVKELKAATGMPAATSFKHVSPAGAAIGLELDETMKQIYFVDNLPLSPLASAYVRARGADRMSSYGDFIALSDVCDEATARFINREVSDGVIAPGYTDEALKILKNKRKGTYNVIKINPSYKPAPIERKDVFGITFEQGHNEIQLNGSELFANIPTRNKTFPDAAKRDLMIALITLKYTQSNSVCYVKDGQAIGIGAGQQSRIHCTRLAGNKADIWYLRQHPKVLNLPWIEKIRRADRDNTIDIYISDDYDDVLADGIWQQFFTEKPEVLTREEKREWLNTLKGVALGSDAFFPFGDNIERAHKTGVEYIAQAGGSVRDDHVIETCDKYGIAMAFTGIRLFHH, encoded by the coding sequence ATGGCAAAAGAGTTAGAACTCAAGTACGGCTGTAACCCTAATCAGAAGCCGGCCCGCATTTTTATGCAGGAGGGGGAGTTACCTATCGAAGTCCTGAATGGACGCCCGGGATACATCAATTTTATGGATGCACTGAACGGTTGGCAGTTGGTGAAAGAATTGAAAGCGGCTACCGGAATGCCGGCTGCGACTTCATTCAAGCATGTTAGCCCTGCAGGTGCTGCTATTGGTCTGGAATTGGATGAGACAATGAAGCAGATTTATTTTGTTGATAACCTGCCGCTTTCTCCTCTGGCTAGTGCATATGTGCGTGCCCGTGGTGCGGACCGTATGTCATCTTATGGAGATTTTATAGCTTTGAGTGATGTCTGTGATGAGGCGACTGCCCGTTTCATTAACCGGGAAGTATCTGATGGTGTCATTGCTCCGGGATATACGGACGAGGCACTCAAAATTCTGAAGAACAAGCGTAAGGGTACTTATAATGTGATTAAGATTAATCCTTCGTATAAACCTGCACCGATTGAGCGTAAGGATGTGTTTGGAATAACTTTTGAACAGGGACATAATGAGATTCAGCTGAATGGCAGCGAATTGTTCGCTAATATTCCTACGCGGAATAAGACTTTTCCGGATGCTGCAAAGCGTGATTTAATGATAGCGCTTATTACTTTGAAATATACGCAGTCCAATTCTGTATGTTATGTGAAAGACGGACAAGCGATTGGTATCGGAGCAGGACAGCAAAGCCGTATCCACTGTACCCGTTTAGCTGGAAATAAAGCTGATATCTGGTATCTTCGCCAGCATCCAAAAGTATTGAACTTACCTTGGATAGAGAAAATCCGCCGTGCCGACCGTGATAATACGATTGATATTTACATTAGCGATGACTATGATGATGTGTTGGCTGACGGTATTTGGCAGCAGTTCTTTACAGAAAAACCGGAAGTACTGACGCGTGAGGAAAAGCGCGAATGGCTGAATACTCTGAAAGGAGTAGCTCTTGGTTCAGATGCTTTCTTCCCGTTTGGAGATAATATAGAGCGTGCTCACAAGACTGGTGTGGAATACATTGCCCAGGCGGGAGGTTCAGTACGTGATGATCATGTTATTGAAACCTGCGATAAATACGGTATCGCTATGGCATTTACAGGTATTCGTCTGTTCCATCATTAA
- the mgtE gene encoding magnesium transporter, giving the protein MDEEYIDNVKNLIEQKDAENVKALLIDLHPADIAELCNDLSPEEARFVYRLLDNETAADVLMEMDEDVRKEFLEILPSETIAKRFVDYMDTDDAVDLMRELDEEKQEEILSHIEDIEQAGDIVDLLKYDEDTAGGLMGTEMVVVNENWSMPECLKEMRQQAEQLDEIYYVYVIDDENRLQGVFPLKKMITSPSVSKVKHVMRKDPISVHVDTSVDDVVQIIEKYDLVAVPVIDSIGRLVGQITVDDVMDEVREQSERDYQLASGLSQDVETDDNVMRQTSARLPWLIIGMLGGIGNSMILGNFDATFAAHPEMALYIPLIGGTGGNVGTQSSAIIVQGLANNSLDAKDTFKQITKESVVALINATIISLLVYIYNFVRFGATATVTYSVSISLFAVVMFASIFGTLVPMTLEKLKVDPAIATGPFIAITNDIIGMMLYMGITVLLS; this is encoded by the coding sequence ATGGACGAAGAATACATTGACAATGTCAAAAACCTCATAGAACAAAAGGACGCCGAGAACGTCAAAGCGCTCCTTATAGACCTGCATCCTGCGGATATTGCTGAACTGTGCAATGACCTGAGTCCCGAGGAAGCACGTTTCGTATACCGCTTACTGGATAACGAAACGGCGGCAGACGTGTTGATGGAAATGGATGAGGACGTCCGTAAAGAATTCCTGGAAATACTCCCGTCGGAAACCATTGCCAAACGCTTTGTGGACTACATGGATACGGATGATGCCGTAGACCTGATGCGTGAGCTGGATGAAGAGAAACAGGAAGAAATTCTTTCTCACATTGAAGACATCGAACAGGCAGGAGACATCGTAGACTTGTTGAAGTACGATGAAGACACTGCTGGTGGTTTGATGGGTACGGAAATGGTGGTCGTGAACGAGAATTGGAGTATGCCGGAATGTCTGAAAGAGATGCGCCAGCAAGCTGAACAGTTGGACGAAATCTACTACGTCTATGTCATCGATGACGAGAACCGTCTGCAAGGTGTGTTTCCACTGAAAAAGATGATTACCTCCCCTTCTGTATCCAAGGTTAAACACGTGATGCGGAAAGACCCGATTTCCGTACATGTGGATACGTCCGTGGACGACGTGGTACAGATCATTGAAAAATACGACTTGGTAGCTGTTCCTGTTATCGACAGCATCGGACGGCTTGTGGGACAAATCACCGTAGACGATGTCATGGATGAAGTTCGTGAGCAATCGGAACGTGATTACCAGTTGGCATCCGGTCTTTCCCAAGATGTGGAAACGGATGATAATGTAATGCGCCAGACCAGCGCCCGCTTGCCATGGCTTATTATCGGTATGCTGGGTGGTATCGGCAATTCCATGATTTTAGGTAATTTCGATGCTACTTTCGCAGCCCATCCCGAGATGGCACTCTATATCCCGCTGATCGGCGGTACCGGTGGAAACGTGGGAACACAATCTTCGGCCATCATCGTACAGGGTCTTGCCAACAACTCGCTCGATGCGAAAGATACCTTCAAGCAAATTACTAAAGAATCCGTAGTGGCTCTTATCAACGCCACTATTATTTCTTTATTAGTATATATATATAATTTTGTCCGGTTCGGCGCAACTGCCACCGTCACCTATTCCGTTTCTATCAGCCTGTTTGCGGTAGTGATGTTTGCATCTATCTTTGGCACGCTGGTACCTATGACACTGGAAAAGTTGAAGGTAGATCCAGCCATCGCTACCGGTCCGTTTATTGCGATTACCAATGATATTATAGGCATGATGTTATATATGGGAATTACCGTACTTCTATCCTAA
- a CDS encoding Rpn family recombination-promoting nuclease/putative transposase: protein MKYLNPKADLTFKRVFGEHPDLVMSLLNALLPLTADQEIADIEYLPSEMVPENPLRKNSIVDVRCKDKQGRQFIVGMQMIWSPEFKQRVLFNASKVYVRQMSVGEEYELLQPVYSLNLVNEIFEPELEGYYHHYQMIHVENSDKVIDGLQLIFVELPKFTPHSYSEKRMQVLWLRYLTEINDETREVPEELMANPEVKKAVDALEVSAFTDAQLAGYEKFWDIISVEKTLYNSAERRGIAAGMAAGMAAGKAEGKAEGLAEGMTKERHLIALNMKKQGVSFDLISQCTGLSIKEIELL from the coding sequence ATGAAATATTTGAATCCTAAAGCAGACTTGACCTTTAAGCGGGTCTTTGGCGAACATCCCGATTTGGTGATGAGTCTCCTGAACGCCTTGCTGCCACTGACTGCCGATCAGGAAATAGCTGATATTGAATATCTCCCTTCGGAGATGGTTCCCGAAAATCCGTTACGTAAGAACAGTATTGTTGACGTCCGTTGCAAGGACAAGCAGGGCAGACAGTTCATTGTGGGAATGCAGATGATTTGGTCACCGGAGTTTAAACAACGTGTGTTGTTCAATGCTTCTAAGGTCTATGTCCGCCAGATGAGTGTTGGCGAAGAGTATGAGTTGCTACAACCCGTGTATTCATTGAATCTGGTAAATGAGATATTTGAACCGGAACTGGAAGGGTATTATCATCATTATCAAATGATTCATGTGGAAAACTCTGATAAAGTGATTGATGGCCTCCAACTGATTTTTGTAGAGCTACCCAAATTCACCCCGCATTCGTATTCTGAAAAGAGGATGCAGGTGCTTTGGTTACGATACCTGACTGAAATCAATGATGAGACCCGTGAAGTGCCGGAAGAACTAATGGCCAATCCCGAAGTAAAAAAAGCTGTTGATGCCTTGGAAGTATCAGCTTTTACAGATGCGCAATTGGCCGGTTATGAAAAATTCTGGGATATTATCAGTGTGGAAAAAACGCTGTATAATAGTGCGGAACGCAGAGGAATAGCTGCAGGAATGGCTGCAGGAATGGCCGCAGGGAAGGCTGAAGGGAAGGCTGAAGGATTAGCGGAAGGGATGACAAAAGAGCGACATCTCATAGCCCTTAATATGAAAAAACAAGGTGTTTCTTTCGATCTAATTTCTCAGTGTACCGGATTGTCTATAAAAGAAATAGAACTCTTGTAA
- a CDS encoding PD-(D/E)XK nuclease domain-containing protein produces the protein MEVHTSCGYVDIVMHTLATLYVVGLKLDESAGVAMRQIDLKNYPERFAQCGLPVVKVGIN, from the coding sequence ATGGAAGTACATACTTCCTGCGGTTATGTGGATATAGTGATGCATACTTTAGCGACTCTCTATGTTGTAGGGTTGAAACTTGACGAGAGTGCTGGTGTCGCCATGCGGCAGATTGACCTTAAAAATTATCCTGAACGTTTTGCACAGTGTGGTCTTCCGGTGGTGAAAGTTGGGATAAATTGA
- the rsmA gene encoding 16S rRNA (adenine(1518)-N(6)/adenine(1519)-N(6))-dimethyltransferase RsmA, which translates to MKLVKPKKFLGQHFLKDLKVAQDIADTVDACPGLPILEVGPGMGVLTQFLVKKERPVKVVELDYESVAYLREEYPSLEDNIIEDDFLKMNLQRLFDGQPFVLTGNYPYNISSQIFFKMLDNKELIPCCTGMIQKEVAERIAAGPGSKTYGILSILIQAWYRVEYLFTVHEHVFNPPPKVKSAVIRMTRNETKELGCDEKLFKQVVKTTFNQRRKTLRNSIKPILGKDCPLTEDVLFNKRPEQLSVQEFISLTNRVEQALKEMK; encoded by the coding sequence ATGAAATTAGTAAAGCCTAAAAAGTTTCTTGGCCAGCATTTTCTGAAAGATCTGAAAGTGGCACAGGATATAGCCGATACGGTAGACGCATGTCCCGGCCTCCCCATTCTGGAAGTAGGTCCGGGTATGGGTGTATTGACCCAGTTTTTGGTGAAAAAAGAACGTCCGGTGAAAGTGGTGGAACTGGATTATGAGTCCGTAGCCTATCTGCGTGAAGAATATCCGTCACTGGAAGACAACATCATTGAAGACGACTTCCTGAAAATGAATCTCCAACGTCTGTTCGACGGGCAACCTTTTGTGCTGACAGGAAACTATCCTTATAATATATCCAGCCAGATATTCTTCAAGATGTTGGATAACAAAGAACTGATACCTTGTTGTACCGGTATGATACAGAAAGAAGTGGCCGAACGTATTGCCGCCGGACCGGGCAGTAAGACGTATGGCATCCTGAGCATATTGATACAGGCATGGTATCGTGTAGAATATCTTTTCACCGTACACGAACATGTATTCAATCCGCCACCCAAAGTGAAAAGTGCAGTTATTCGCATGACACGAAACGAAACGAAAGAGTTGGGTTGCGATGAGAAGCTGTTCAAACAAGTAGTGAAAACGACTTTTAATCAACGCCGCAAAACCCTGAGAAATTCGATAAAGCCGATACTCGGCAAAGATTGTCCGCTGACGGAAGACGTTTTGTTTAACAAACGACCAGAACAACTATCGGTACAGGAATTTATCAGTCTGACCAACCGGGTTGAACAGGCCTTGAAAGAAATGAAGTAG